The Natronolimnobius baerhuensis DNA segment GTGGCCCGTGTTTCAACTCACCGGCTGCAAAGCCCTCGGCGTGTTTGTACGTAATCTCTTTCATCTTCAACGCCCCCTCGAGGGCAACCGGGGCGTTGTGCCCGCGCCCAATGAAGAAATACGCACCTGCATCAGAAAACTCCGCAGCGATTTCTCGAGCCTGTGACTCATCGAGAACCGTCTGGAGCTTTCCAGGCAGATCCCTGAGTGCTGAGACTAACTGACTATCGTACTCACCAGTGAGCGCACTTGCGACCAGTACGAGTGCAATCTGCTGAGAGACGAACGTCTTCGTCGCTGCAACACCGATCTCCGGGCCCGCACGGACGTACATCACGTGATCGCACTCTCGAGCCGCCGAACTACCGACGACATTCGTCACGGCAAGCGTCGTCGATCCAGCGCTGTTTGCACTCCGAAGCGCCCCCATCGTATCCGCAGTTTCACCACTCTGTGTCACACCGATAACGAGCGTCTCCGAATCGACAGGCACTGCATCCGTGTCGTACTCACTCGCCAGAAACGCCGTCGCAGAAATCCCCCGTTGACGAAGCATTTGTGCCCCATACAACGCCGCATGATAGGATGTCCCACAGGCAACGAACTGGACCTGCTCTGGGACTGCAAGCGACTCGAGTGACTCGACCGAAATCGAGCGCTCGAGTTCCGCGACGCGCTCGCGAAGACACTGCCGAACAGCCGTTGGCTGCTCGTGAATCTCTTTGAGCATATAGTGGTCGTAGCCGCTTTTGCCCGCATCCTCCGCATCCCACTCGATTGTCTCAACCGACGTGTCGACGACCGTGCCATCGTTGTCGGTAACTGTGATTGTCTCCGGTGTGATCGTCGCGAACTCGCCATCATCGAGATAGATTACCCGATCCGTATACTCGATAAACGCCGGCACATCACTGGCCAGATAGTGGCCATCCTCACCAACGCCTAACACAAGCGGCGACTCGTGACGGGCCGCATACACCGTCTCGCTGCCCGCAAATACCGCTGCAATCGCATAACTCCCCTCGAGTTGGGCGATTGCGTGGCGAAATGCCGCCTCACAATCGAGTCCGTCCTCGAGCGCGTCGACGATCAGATTTGGGACAACCTCAGTATCAGTGTCGCTTTCAAACACGTACCCGCGTGTCTCGAGAGTATCACGGAGCGCACGATAATTTTCGATGATGCCGTTGTGAACCACCGCAACTCGCGTTTCACTATCCGTGTGTGGGTGTGCGTTTACATCGGATGGCGGTCCGTGTGTACTCCAGCGCGTATGACCAATCCCTGCGCTTCCATCGAGACTGTCCGACGTCAGTGCCTCCTCGAGTGCCGACAGATTCCCCTCACGTTTGCGAACGGCAATCGAAGGCTCTGCAACAGCGACGCCAGCCGAGTCATAGCCACGATACTCGAGGCCAGAAAGCCCATCCATGAGCACGTCGAGTACGTCCGCCTCACCACTGGTCCCTCCAACATAGCCGATAATGCCACACATCAGGATCGTACCTCCGTTTCTGCCTCAACAGTCCCACGGACGGTCGCCCCAGCCTGGACATGGACATCCGGACC contains these protein-coding regions:
- the glmS gene encoding glutamine--fructose-6-phosphate transaminase (isomerizing); its protein translation is MCGIIGYVGGTSGEADVLDVLMDGLSGLEYRGYDSAGVAVAEPSIAVRKREGNLSALEEALTSDSLDGSAGIGHTRWSTHGPPSDVNAHPHTDSETRVAVVHNGIIENYRALRDTLETRGYVFESDTDTEVVPNLIVDALEDGLDCEAAFRHAIAQLEGSYAIAAVFAGSETVYAARHESPLVLGVGEDGHYLASDVPAFIEYTDRVIYLDDGEFATITPETITVTDNDGTVVDTSVETIEWDAEDAGKSGYDHYMLKEIHEQPTAVRQCLRERVAELERSISVESLESLAVPEQVQFVACGTSYHAALYGAQMLRQRGISATAFLASEYDTDAVPVDSETLVIGVTQSGETADTMGALRSANSAGSTTLAVTNVVGSSAARECDHVMYVRAGPEIGVAATKTFVSQQIALVLVASALTGEYDSQLVSALRDLPGKLQTVLDESQAREIAAEFSDAGAYFFIGRGHNAPVALEGALKMKEITYKHAEGFAAGELKHGPLALVTGETPVFALVTAGSKPTKTLGNVKEVQTRGAPVVAVTDGCSDVEQYADHVLEIPASHPALAPILGNVQLQLVSYWVAHELERSIDKPRNLAKSVTVE